Proteins from a genomic interval of Desulfurobacterium sp. TC5-1:
- the atpD gene encoding F0F1 ATP synthase subunit beta, whose protein sequence is MAEHRGKIVQIVGPVIDVEFADGKLPELYHALYIPDVKQVTWDGKVTKGKLFMEVHQHLGDNKVRCVAFGATEGLKRGMEVIDTGDYLKVPVGHATRGRIFNVVGEPVDAAGPVEAEEYWPIHRETPPLTEQKATAEIFETGIKVIDLLEPYAKGGKTGLFGGAGVGKTVLLMELIHNVAMKHGGFSVFTGVGERTREGTDLWLEMKESGVLPNTVLVYGQMNEPPGNRWRVAMTGITMAEYFRDVEGRDVLFFVDNMFRFIQAGSEVSALLGRIPSEVGYQPTLATEVGKIQERITSTSKGSITSVQAIYVPADDFTDPAPFTLFAHLDATTVLSRALAEQGIYPAVDPLESTSRMLAPEYVGERHYRVAREVQRYLQRYKELLEIIAILGMEELSEEDKLVVHRARRIQLFLTQPFHVAEVFTGMPGRYVTVEETIEGFERIISGELDHLPENAFYMVGNIEEAIEKGEKLMKEAEATKA, encoded by the coding sequence ATGGCTGAGCACAGAGGAAAAATTGTTCAGATTGTAGGACCTGTTATAGATGTTGAGTTTGCTGATGGAAAATTACCTGAACTTTACCACGCACTCTACATTCCTGATGTAAAACAGGTTACATGGGATGGTAAGGTAACAAAAGGAAAGCTTTTCATGGAAGTTCACCAGCACCTTGGTGATAATAAAGTTAGATGTGTTGCTTTTGGTGCTACTGAAGGTCTTAAGAGAGGAATGGAAGTTATTGATACAGGCGACTATCTAAAAGTTCCTGTTGGACATGCTACACGGGGAAGAATCTTTAACGTTGTTGGTGAGCCTGTTGATGCTGCAGGACCTGTTGAGGCTGAAGAATATTGGCCTATTCATAGAGAGACACCACCTCTCACTGAGCAGAAGGCTACAGCTGAGATTTTTGAAACTGGTATTAAAGTTATTGACCTGCTTGAGCCTTACGCAAAAGGTGGAAAGACAGGACTGTTCGGTGGTGCTGGTGTTGGTAAGACGGTTCTTCTTATGGAGCTTATCCACAACGTTGCTATGAAACACGGTGGTTTCTCAGTGTTTACCGGTGTTGGTGAAAGGACAAGGGAAGGTACAGATCTCTGGCTTGAAATGAAGGAGTCAGGCGTTCTTCCAAATACGGTTCTTGTTTATGGTCAGATGAACGAGCCTCCAGGAAACAGATGGCGTGTTGCTATGACCGGTATTACAATGGCTGAGTACTTCAGAGATGTTGAAGGAAGAGATGTTCTCTTTTTCGTTGACAACATGTTCAGATTTATTCAGGCAGGTTCAGAGGTTTCTGCTCTCCTGGGCAGGATTCCTTCTGAGGTTGGTTATCAGCCAACACTTGCTACAGAGGTTGGTAAGATTCAGGAAAGGATTACTTCAACTTCTAAAGGTTCTATTACGTCAGTTCAGGCCATTTACGTTCCTGCTGACGACTTTACAGACCCGGCTCCATTTACACTGTTTGCTCACCTTGATGCTACAACTGTTCTTTCAAGGGCCCTTGCGGAGCAGGGTATTTATCCTGCTGTTGATCCTCTTGAGTCAACATCAAGAATGCTTGCGCCAGAGTATGTTGGTGAAAGACACTACAGAGTTGCAAGGGAAGTCCAGAGATATCTTCAGAGATATAAAGAGCTTCTTGAAATTATTGCTATTCTTGGTATGGAAGAGCTTTCAGAAGAGGATAAGCTTGTCGTTCACAGAGCAAGAAGGATTCAGCTCTTCCTAACCCAGCCGTTCCACGTTGCTGAGGTCTTTACAGGTATGCCAGGTAGATACGTAACAGTTGAAGAGACAATTGAAGGTTTTGAAAGAATTATCAGCGGTGAGCTCGATCATCTTCCAGAAAACGCTTTCTACATGGTTGGTAACATAGAAGAGGCTATAGAAAAAGGTGAAAAACTCATGAAAGAGGCAGAAGCTACTAAAGCTTAA
- the atpG gene encoding ATP synthase F1 subunit gamma yields MPSMRDIKNKIKSLKGTKRITSAMKAVSAAKLRKAQAELYRIRPYAEVMRGMIQNVCFRGNVVELPILAKRPVFRIELVLIGSDKGLCGAFNSNIIREVRKFAKEKKKEGITLSLTTVGNKLSQFFTRHSKLKVRKEYRDIFRRIGAPLAEEIAEELYTGYVTEYCDEIYLVYNKFVNPLVQEVTFEKLLPLEPEETEFKTEGEYYMEQDESIIDDAVKAHMRAAVLRALKESETSEHAARMTAMDNATKNTEDMIHKLTLSFNKARQAAITKELIEITTAIEAMK; encoded by the coding sequence ATGCCAAGTATGAGAGACATTAAGAATAAAATTAAAAGCTTAAAAGGAACAAAGCGGATAACGTCTGCTATGAAGGCGGTATCCGCTGCCAAACTTCGTAAAGCACAGGCAGAGCTTTACAGGATTCGCCCTTATGCGGAAGTAATGAGAGGGATGATTCAAAACGTTTGTTTCAGAGGTAACGTTGTTGAGCTTCCAATTCTTGCAAAGAGGCCGGTTTTCAGAATAGAACTTGTTCTTATAGGTTCTGATAAAGGTCTCTGCGGTGCTTTTAATTCAAACATCATAAGGGAAGTGAGGAAATTTGCTAAAGAGAAAAAGAAAGAGGGAATAACTCTCAGTCTAACTACGGTTGGTAATAAACTTTCCCAGTTTTTCACAAGACATTCAAAACTCAAGGTACGTAAAGAGTACAGGGACATTTTTAGAAGGATAGGTGCACCTCTCGCAGAGGAGATAGCAGAAGAGCTTTACACTGGATACGTTACGGAATACTGTGACGAAATCTACCTTGTTTACAACAAGTTTGTAAATCCCCTCGTTCAAGAAGTAACGTTTGAAAAATTGCTTCCTCTTGAGCCTGAAGAAACAGAATTTAAGACAGAAGGTGAGTATTACATGGAGCAGGATGAGTCCATAATTGATGATGCTGTTAAGGCTCACATGAGGGCGGCTGTTTTAAGGGCTCTTAAAGAGTCTGAAACTTCTGAACACGCTGCACGTATGACAGCTATGGACAACGCTACAAAGAACACTGAGGATATGATTCATAAGCTTACGCTTTCATTTAACAAAGCAAGACAGGCGGCAATTACCAAGGAGCTTATTGAAATTACAACAGCTATTGAGGCAATGAAATAG
- the atpA gene encoding F0F1 ATP synthase subunit alpha, with product MQVRAEEVLELIKKQIEEFEYSIKFEETGIVIKVGDGVARVYGLEDVEYGEVVEFEDGTEGVAFNLEEDNVGIVLLGEGKGIVEGGKVKRTGRILDVPVGDALIGRVVDALGNPIDGKGDIDYAERRAVERIAPGIVTRKPVHEPLQTGIKAIDALIPIGRGQRELIIGDRQTGKTTVAIDTILNQKRENVICVYCAVGQKRSTVAQTIELLRRFGALDYTIVVSATASEPAALQYLAPFTAVTIAEYFRDTGRAALIIYDDLSKQAVAYREMSLLLRRPPGREAYPGDVFYLHSRLLERAAKLNDDLGAGSLTALPIIETKAGDISAYIPTNVISITDGQIFLETNLFYKGQRPAINVGLSVSRVGGAAQIKAMKQVAGKLRLELARYRELEAFSQFASDLDPATRAQLERGRRMMELLKQPPYSPIPVEKQIVAFFAAINGYIDDIPVESVTKFERELYAFMDAEHPEILSEILEKKKIDEELEKKLHDAVKKFKETFEA from the coding sequence ATGCAGGTGAGAGCAGAAGAGGTTTTAGAATTAATAAAGAAGCAGATTGAAGAGTTTGAGTACTCCATAAAGTTTGAAGAAACCGGTATTGTTATTAAAGTTGGTGACGGTGTTGCGAGGGTTTACGGACTTGAGGACGTAGAGTACGGAGAGGTTGTTGAGTTTGAAGACGGCACAGAAGGAGTTGCTTTTAACCTTGAAGAGGACAACGTAGGTATCGTTCTTTTAGGTGAAGGAAAGGGAATTGTTGAGGGTGGAAAAGTAAAGAGAACAGGTAGGATACTTGACGTTCCTGTCGGTGATGCTCTTATAGGAAGGGTGGTTGATGCTCTTGGTAATCCAATAGATGGAAAGGGCGATATAGACTATGCAGAAAGAAGAGCAGTTGAAAGGATTGCACCGGGTATCGTTACAAGAAAACCGGTTCATGAGCCTCTTCAGACAGGTATTAAAGCTATCGATGCCCTCATTCCTATCGGTAGAGGACAGAGGGAGCTTATCATTGGTGACAGACAGACAGGTAAAACAACTGTTGCGATAGATACAATTCTTAACCAGAAAAGAGAGAACGTTATCTGTGTTTACTGTGCTGTAGGACAGAAAAGATCAACGGTTGCTCAGACAATAGAGCTTCTCAGAAGATTTGGTGCTCTTGATTACACAATTGTCGTATCTGCTACAGCATCAGAGCCGGCTGCACTTCAGTATCTTGCACCATTTACAGCGGTAACAATCGCTGAATACTTTAGAGATACAGGGAGAGCTGCTCTTATCATATATGATGATCTTTCAAAGCAGGCAGTTGCATATAGAGAAATGTCACTTCTTTTGAGACGTCCTCCAGGTCGTGAGGCTTATCCTGGTGATGTTTTCTACCTCCACTCAAGGCTTCTTGAAAGAGCTGCTAAGCTTAACGATGATCTTGGTGCAGGCTCTCTTACAGCTCTTCCAATTATTGAAACAAAAGCCGGTGACATTTCAGCGTACATTCCGACAAACGTTATCTCTATTACTGATGGTCAGATCTTTCTTGAAACGAACCTATTCTACAAGGGACAGAGACCGGCTATTAACGTTGGTCTGTCCGTTTCAAGGGTTGGTGGTGCTGCCCAGATTAAAGCTATGAAGCAGGTTGCCGGTAAGCTCCGTCTTGAGCTTGCAAGATACAGAGAGCTTGAAGCTTTTTCTCAGTTCGCTTCAGACCTTGACCCTGCCACGAGAGCACAGCTTGAGCGTGGAAGAAGGATGATGGAGCTTCTCAAGCAGCCTCCTTACAGCCCTATTCCTGTTGAAAAGCAAATTGTTGCCTTCTTTGCAGCTATCAACGGTTACATTGATGACATTCCAGTGGAAAGCGTTACGAAGTTTGAAAGAGAGCTTTACGCTTTCATGGACGCTGAGCATCCTGAGATTCTCAGTGAAATTCTTGAGAAGAAGAAGATTGATGAAGAGCTTGAGAAGAAACTCCATGATGCTGTGAAGAAGTTCAAGGAGACCTTTGAAGCCTAA
- the atpH gene encoding ATP synthase F1 subunit delta — MKKDVRTAKKYAKELVNKLSKQELEEVHEELYEVASLFDEKAIKYLASPAVDRKEKFEFVKKILDKIDVTIELKEVLLEMAEKGHFHLIKLVEKEFKKYVDFILGRVQGELISTTKLDKETIRFVKKQVEKLSGKKVGLEVVVDPSIIGGFIVKVGDRVIDASIKTQLENLKKELAE, encoded by the coding sequence TTGAAAAAGGATGTGAGAACGGCTAAAAAGTACGCTAAAGAGCTTGTGAATAAGCTTTCAAAGCAGGAGCTTGAGGAAGTACACGAAGAGCTTTACGAAGTTGCCTCTCTTTTTGATGAAAAAGCCATAAAGTATCTTGCAAGTCCTGCAGTTGACAGGAAAGAGAAGTTTGAGTTTGTTAAAAAGATTCTGGATAAAATTGATGTAACCATCGAACTTAAAGAAGTGCTTCTTGAAATGGCCGAGAAAGGACATTTCCATCTCATCAAATTAGTAGAAAAAGAGTTTAAGAAGTACGTTGATTTCATTCTTGGAAGAGTTCAGGGTGAGCTTATAAGTACAACAAAACTTGATAAGGAAACAATCAGATTCGTTAAAAAGCAGGTGGAAAAACTTTCAGGGAAAAAAGTTGGCCTTGAAGTTGTTGTTGACCCTTCAATTATAGGTGGCTTTATCGTAAAAGTTGGTGACAGGGTTATCGACGCTTCCATAAAGACTCAGCTTGAAAACCTGAAAAAAGAACTTGCAGAATAA
- the atpF gene encoding F0F1 ATP synthase subunit B, with protein MDSMLMWRTINTIILVALLYKVLKKPVGNMLTEGINGVIGKFEAAQKEKEEALKLLKEAEKKAKEAKAEAEEIIKHAEEVAEKQKAQMVAEAKEMAERILSAADEEIEREVLKAKKELQVYAAAQAVELAKEKIKGQVDEEFNKKVIKTSLSQIAKEGVL; from the coding sequence ATGGATTCTATGCTTATGTGGAGGACGATTAACACCATCATTCTTGTGGCGCTCCTTTATAAAGTTTTGAAGAAACCCGTTGGTAATATGCTTACAGAGGGTATTAATGGTGTTATTGGTAAGTTTGAGGCTGCCCAGAAAGAGAAAGAGGAAGCGCTTAAGCTTTTAAAGGAAGCGGAAAAGAAAGCAAAAGAGGCTAAGGCAGAAGCCGAGGAGATTATTAAACACGCTGAAGAGGTTGCAGAAAAGCAGAAAGCTCAGATGGTTGCCGAAGCGAAAGAGATGGCAGAAAGAATTCTATCTGCTGCCGATGAAGAGATTGAAAGGGAAGTTCTTAAAGCTAAAAAGGAGCTTCAGGTTTACGCCGCTGCTCAGGCTGTGGAACTTGCTAAAGAAAAGATTAAAGGTCAGGTTGACGAAGAGTTCAACAAGAAAGTTATCAAAACAAGCCTTTCCCAAATCGCTAAGGAGGGAGTGCTTTGA
- a CDS encoding ATP synthase F0 subunit B — MEGNIVSLNATVIIQMINFLVFMVIMDKVLFKPMITHLAKRDEELNVLKIEAEELRKNAEKFLQEYQAVIAEAREKAKEILNAALKEAKEEKEKIIAKAQEEMQAKVEKAKAEIWASFEQEKEKLAERVDEIASEIVEKLLKKAA; from the coding sequence ATGGAAGGAAATATTGTAAGTCTCAACGCCACGGTCATCATCCAGATGATCAACTTTCTTGTTTTTATGGTGATTATGGACAAAGTCCTGTTTAAACCTATGATCACCCATCTTGCTAAAAGGGATGAAGAGCTTAATGTCCTGAAAATCGAAGCGGAAGAGTTGCGGAAGAACGCAGAGAAATTCCTGCAAGAGTATCAGGCCGTAATAGCTGAAGCGAGAGAGAAAGCGAAAGAAATTCTCAACGCTGCTCTTAAAGAGGCGAAGGAAGAGAAAGAAAAGATAATTGCGAAAGCTCAGGAAGAAATGCAGGCCAAGGTTGAAAAAGCTAAAGCTGAGATTTGGGCCTCTTTCGAGCAGGAGAAAGAAAAGCTTGCTGAAAGAGTTGATGAAATTGCCAGTGAAATTGTTGAGAAGCTTCTCAAGAAAGCGGCTTAA
- the mnmA gene encoding tRNA 2-thiouridine(34) synthase MnmA, with protein sequence MEKEVILGFSGGVDSFYSAYLLKQQGFKVFPVLFRLSGKEDIKKAEKSAELLGLKLTVIDYRELFRKVVVDYFINSYRKGITPNPCVVCNREIKMKKLYELSLKTGIPLVATGHYARCVYSADFSQKVIVRGVERNKEQSYFLSMVSRDIVDRLILPLENLTKNEVINGAESLGFNFSGESQDICFIKGSLYSFLRKHIGKKKGIFVLSDGTEIGKFNAFYRYTVGQRRGLGISYRHPLYVLKIDVENNKIILGSKDELLKDSFYVKDTVWQVSPEKFRDRPVEVQVRHRGKTAAVKEFILLKNGRIFVKLQASLEAPTPGQVCAFYSGNTLLGGGEITTL encoded by the coding sequence ATGGAAAAAGAAGTTATTTTGGGTTTTAGCGGTGGCGTTGATAGTTTTTACTCGGCTTACCTTTTAAAGCAGCAGGGATTTAAAGTTTTTCCCGTCCTTTTCCGTCTTTCAGGGAAAGAAGATATTAAAAAGGCAGAAAAGAGCGCAGAACTTCTTGGATTGAAGTTAACGGTCATTGATTATAGAGAGCTTTTTAGGAAAGTTGTTGTTGACTACTTTATCAATTCTTACAGGAAAGGAATTACGCCAAACCCGTGCGTTGTTTGTAACCGAGAAATAAAGATGAAAAAACTCTATGAACTTTCATTAAAGACGGGAATTCCGTTGGTCGCTACCGGTCATTATGCAAGGTGTGTCTATTCGGCGGATTTTTCTCAGAAGGTTATCGTTAGAGGAGTGGAGAGGAATAAAGAGCAGTCTTACTTCCTTTCAATGGTGAGTAGGGATATTGTTGATAGATTGATTCTACCACTTGAGAATTTGACGAAAAATGAAGTTATAAATGGTGCGGAGTCTCTTGGGTTTAATTTCAGTGGTGAAAGTCAGGATATCTGTTTTATAAAGGGGAGTCTCTATTCCTTTCTGCGAAAGCATATAGGAAAAAAGAAGGGTATTTTTGTTCTTTCTGATGGTACCGAGATAGGAAAGTTTAACGCTTTTTACAGATACACCGTTGGTCAAAGGAGAGGGCTTGGCATCTCTTATAGGCATCCTCTATATGTTTTAAAAATTGATGTTGAAAACAATAAAATAATACTTGGTTCGAAGGACGAACTTTTGAAAGACAGTTTTTATGTAAAAGATACTGTCTGGCAGGTTTCGCCAGAGAAGTTTAGAGACAGACCTGTTGAGGTTCAGGTGAGACACAGAGGTAAAACGGCGGCAGTTAAAGAGTTTATACTATTGAAAAATGGCAGAATTTTTGTAAAATTACAGGCGAGTTTAGAGGCACCTACTCCGGGGCAGGTGTGTGCCTTTTACAGCGGTAACACACTCCTTGGAGGAGGAGAGATAACTACACTGTGA
- the rgy gene encoding reverse gyrase: MKTAIFHNLCPNCQGDIGSDRLEMGLPCVMCLSDVDEPNSREKICELLKEKGNLKYFKIVCDVLHFTEKFASFFREKTGFIPWSLQVTWAKRVALGRSFSLIAPTGIGKTTWGITTAAFLKGKSYIVVPTRILVQQVYERVKEITDREVVAYTGKKKEKERIFSGDFEILITTTNFLYKNWEQIPSGFEFVFIDDVDSILKSGRNIDKVLRVVGFSEEALSTAMEIVDVKRKLVAASSDRFKERLLRRLNYLERRLKPLKESVKTVLVVSSATASPRSRRIKLFRELLDFEVGKTGTSLRNVEDVAVFTEASPLDEALDLIKTFGKGVFVFVSEAYGKEFVDDVVSYFRRQGISALSYEDFSVDRFDEFRKGSIEAVVGIASYRNPLARGIDIPDAVRYAVFIGVPRMKFPFEVSLSPSRLFTFILVCREFLEQDKVTAYLPFLKKYLTLTEEKLDNYPSVKKKVEEIAEYLRRKLSDRDFIEKIKKSDSVFLEEENGRLFLVVGDSAGYIQASGRTSRMFAGGLTKGVSFLIVDSMKAFNSLRKRLLLFLEDVNFRVLETDKGKEIALKKGFGLITVGELKKIFEQVDRDRERVKAILEGRIKVEAGELVKPTLVVVESPHKARTIASFFGNPVRRRINGVDAYEVNAGDRLFIITASKGHIFDLTIKDGVWGVVSEGGMFIPVYGTIKRCSRCGYQGVEPFCPRCGKPMDVDKMEVVSALRSLAVEVDEIFVASDPDTEGEKIGWDVALSLKPYQKNIKRAEFHEITRKAFNNAVAKPREIDENLVKAQIVRRIADRWVGFSLSQNLQKFFGKKWLSAGRVQTPVLGWVIERERKSREKKTFLEVFSDRGVFEFLAEGIDLKDAPGLKLKYKVLKREKVDKNPPPPFNTGDMIKTASFELNFSAEKVMSLAQELFEGGFITYHRTDSVRVSSAGIEVAREFILEKFGEEFFKPRKWGEGGAHECIRPVRPMTADTLRASMSVTGGNLSEDHVRLYDLIFKRFMASQMVPFTVEVFRLTLSLEPPGLSEEKEFYGKILKDGWNLILPISLLYMPFESEEGEVEVKKVNVKKVPVIYPFTQGELVEEMKRKGIGRPSTYAKIVQTLLDRNYVVEKGKFLYPTSLGKTVYRYLSKNFSSYVSESFTRELERLMDMVEEGKVDYQTIIDSLKDVLKFADAGVEVAVNEGEV, from the coding sequence GTGAAAACGGCCATTTTTCATAATCTCTGCCCCAACTGTCAGGGGGATATAGGAAGTGATAGATTAGAGATGGGGCTTCCCTGTGTGATGTGCCTTTCAGATGTTGATGAACCAAATTCACGGGAAAAAATATGTGAATTACTTAAAGAAAAGGGCAATCTTAAGTATTTCAAAATTGTCTGCGACGTTCTCCATTTTACTGAAAAGTTCGCCTCTTTCTTTAGAGAAAAAACCGGTTTTATTCCCTGGTCGCTTCAGGTTACTTGGGCTAAAAGGGTTGCCCTCGGTCGTTCCTTTTCTTTAATTGCACCTACCGGTATTGGAAAAACGACATGGGGAATAACAACAGCCGCTTTTTTGAAAGGTAAATCTTACATTGTCGTTCCAACGCGTATTCTTGTTCAGCAGGTCTATGAAAGAGTTAAAGAAATAACAGATAGAGAAGTTGTAGCCTATACAGGAAAGAAGAAAGAGAAAGAGAGGATCTTTTCCGGCGATTTTGAGATTCTTATTACTACGACGAACTTTCTTTATAAAAACTGGGAACAGATCCCTTCGGGTTTTGAGTTTGTTTTTATTGATGATGTTGATTCTATTTTAAAGAGCGGAAGAAACATAGATAAAGTTTTGAGGGTTGTTGGGTTTAGCGAAGAGGCTTTATCTACTGCCATGGAAATTGTTGATGTTAAGCGAAAACTTGTTGCAGCTTCTTCTGACAGATTTAAGGAGCGCCTCCTAAGGAGATTGAATTACCTTGAAAGAAGGTTGAAACCTTTAAAAGAATCTGTGAAAACGGTTCTGGTTGTTTCTTCTGCTACAGCATCTCCCCGTTCAAGGAGGATAAAACTTTTCAGAGAGCTTCTTGATTTTGAGGTTGGAAAGACAGGAACTTCTCTGAGAAACGTTGAAGACGTGGCTGTTTTCACAGAAGCTTCTCCTTTAGATGAAGCTTTAGATCTTATTAAAACTTTTGGGAAAGGTGTCTTTGTTTTTGTTTCTGAAGCTTATGGGAAGGAGTTTGTTGATGATGTCGTTTCTTACTTTCGACGGCAGGGTATTTCAGCCCTTTCGTATGAAGATTTTTCGGTTGACAGGTTTGATGAGTTCAGGAAGGGTAGTATAGAGGCAGTTGTTGGCATTGCAAGTTACAGAAATCCTCTTGCCAGGGGAATAGACATACCTGACGCTGTAAGGTATGCTGTTTTCATAGGTGTCCCGAGGATGAAGTTCCCCTTTGAGGTTTCTCTTTCTCCGTCCCGCCTATTTACCTTCATTTTGGTGTGTCGCGAATTTCTTGAACAGGATAAAGTGACTGCCTATCTTCCTTTTTTAAAAAAGTATCTCACTCTTACAGAGGAAAAACTTGACAACTATCCATCTGTTAAGAAGAAGGTTGAAGAGATTGCGGAATATTTGAGGCGGAAGCTTTCTGACAGAGATTTTATTGAAAAGATAAAGAAAAGTGATTCGGTGTTTTTGGAAGAGGAAAACGGAAGGCTGTTTCTTGTTGTTGGCGATTCTGCCGGTTATATTCAGGCTTCTGGCAGAACGTCAAGGATGTTTGCCGGTGGTCTTACAAAAGGTGTTTCCTTCCTTATAGTTGATAGTATGAAAGCGTTTAACTCTTTGCGAAAGAGATTGCTTCTTTTCCTTGAAGATGTCAATTTCAGAGTGCTTGAAACCGATAAAGGAAAAGAGATAGCTTTAAAGAAAGGTTTCGGGCTAATTACTGTTGGAGAACTTAAAAAAATCTTCGAACAGGTTGACAGGGATAGGGAACGTGTTAAAGCCATTCTTGAGGGAAGGATAAAGGTAGAAGCGGGAGAGCTTGTTAAACCGACTCTTGTCGTTGTTGAATCACCTCATAAGGCCAGAACAATTGCGTCATTTTTTGGCAATCCTGTAAGAAGAAGAATTAACGGTGTTGATGCTTACGAAGTTAATGCTGGCGACAGGCTTTTCATCATAACCGCGTCTAAAGGTCACATTTTTGACCTGACAATAAAGGACGGTGTATGGGGTGTTGTTTCAGAAGGTGGAATGTTTATTCCCGTTTACGGGACAATAAAGCGGTGTTCTCGCTGTGGTTATCAAGGAGTGGAGCCGTTCTGTCCCCGCTGTGGGAAGCCTATGGACGTTGATAAGATGGAAGTTGTTTCTGCTTTAAGGTCACTTGCCGTTGAGGTTGACGAAATCTTTGTTGCGTCTGACCCGGATACAGAAGGGGAAAAGATAGGGTGGGATGTTGCCCTTTCTCTGAAACCTTATCAAAAAAACATAAAACGTGCTGAATTCCATGAGATTACAAGGAAGGCCTTCAATAACGCTGTGGCAAAGCCGAGGGAGATTGATGAAAACCTTGTGAAAGCTCAAATAGTCAGGAGAATAGCCGACAGATGGGTCGGGTTTTCATTAAGCCAAAATCTTCAAAAATTCTTTGGTAAGAAGTGGCTTTCGGCTGGAAGGGTTCAGACGCCTGTTTTAGGCTGGGTTATAGAAAGGGAAAGAAAGAGCAGGGAGAAGAAGACTTTTTTAGAAGTTTTTTCTGACAGGGGTGTCTTTGAATTTTTAGCTGAAGGAATTGATTTAAAAGATGCTCCCGGTCTTAAGCTTAAATATAAGGTGTTGAAAAGAGAGAAGGTAGATAAGAATCCGCCCCCGCCTTTTAACACGGGAGATATGATAAAAACGGCTTCTTTTGAGCTTAATTTTTCTGCAGAGAAGGTTATGTCCCTTGCTCAGGAACTTTTTGAAGGCGGTTTCATAACGTACCACAGAACAGATTCGGTAAGGGTTTCTTCTGCAGGTATTGAAGTTGCCAGGGAGTTTATTTTGGAAAAGTTCGGTGAGGAATTTTTCAAACCAAGAAAGTGGGGTGAAGGTGGTGCCCATGAGTGTATCAGGCCTGTCAGACCGATGACCGCTGATACGCTCAGAGCCTCTATGTCTGTTACAGGGGGTAATCTTTCTGAAGACCATGTGAGGCTTTATGACCTTATTTTTAAGAGGTTCATGGCTTCTCAAATGGTTCCGTTTACCGTTGAGGTTTTTAGATTGACTTTAAGTCTTGAACCGCCTGGTTTGAGTGAAGAAAAAGAGTTTTATGGAAAGATTTTAAAAGATGGCTGGAACCTTATCCTTCCAATTTCGTTGCTTTACATGCCTTTTGAATCGGAGGAAGGAGAAGTTGAAGTTAAAAAGGTTAATGTTAAAAAAGTGCCGGTTATTTATCCTTTTACCCAGGGAGAGCTTGTTGAGGAGATGAAGAGGAAAGGTATCGGTCGGCCATCAACGTACGCAAAGATTGTTCAAACGCTTCTTGATAGAAACTATGTGGTTGAAAAAGGAAAGTTTCTATATCCAACCTCTCTTGGAAAAACGGTTTATAGGTATCTTTCAAAGAATTTTAGTTCTTACGTTAGTGAATCTTTTACCAGAGAACTTGAAAGGTTGATGGATATGGTTGAAGAGGGAAAAGTGGACTATCAGACAATTATAGATAGTCTAAAGGATGTTCTGAAATTTGCCGATGCTGGCGTTGAGGTTGCCGTTAACGAAGGAGAGGTTTGA